The DNA region TGGGCAGGGCGAAGAGCTTTCAAAGCAAAACAAGGAAAATTACTCTTCAATGAAGGTGACTTCTGGCATATCCACGGCGGTCTAATTGTTGAGTGTTTCTCCATTAGCCCTCTGGTATACAAGGCATGCTTCTTCTGGCAGGCTGCTCTCTGCTTCTATTACACATACAGAGTCATATCTGAGGTGCCCCGCACTAGTGAAAGTGTCTGGTATTGTGGGAATCGGCCCTTTGTTCACATCAGTCATGTttggcttctaagtcatttggTGAGCACGGAATCCCAACCCAGATCGGTCTTTGTTTACAGGCAGATCCAGTACTCTGCCCCAGCCTGCGGGGTGTCCAGCCTGGATTATGGTCTTAGCATCCTTCCATGAAGTCATAGGGAGTTCTACGTCCGGAGCCACTTTCACCGATGGTGTCATCTCCATGTTCTCCATGTTCACTACTTCGAAGGCTTGGAAAGGAGTCTCATGAATCTCTCCTCCCACTTCGACATACCTGAACGATGCTAGATGGCTCACCACTATGTCTTCTTCCCCCTCCACCACTACCAGTTTGCTTCCAATCATGAACTTCAACCTTTGGTGTAGGGTTGAGGTTACGGCGCCAGCCGAATGGATCCATGGACGTCCTAGGAGACAACTGTAGGCAGGGTAAAtgtccatcacataaaaggtgaTAAAGAAGATGTGAGGCCCTATCTTCATGGGGAGATCCACCTCTCATATTACTGTCCTCCTTGACCCATCAAATGCTCTCACAATGAGTGAGCTAGGCTTCATCACCAATCCCTCGATGGCCAGCTTGGAAAGCGAGTTCTTGGGTAGGACATTTAACGAAGAGCCGATATCCACCAATACTCTGGACAAGACTGTGTCCACACATTCGATGGAAATATGGAGCGCCTtgttgtgatttctaccttcgGGTGGCAATTCATCATCATTGAACCCTAGACAACTACTTGCAGATATGTTGGCCACTACAGCTTCGAACTGATTTACTGATATTTCTTTAGGGACATGTGAGGTCCTTAAGaacttcatcagagcttctcgGTGCGCCTCTGAACTCATCAAGAGTGCAAGCATGGATATCTTCGATGGTGTTTGATTGAGTTGATCAACCACCctgtagtcacttttcttgataagGCGGATGAATTCCTCCACTTCATCATTAGGATTTGCCTTTTCTACTGCATTTGGCCCCCGCCCCTCATCATTTGCCACCTGCTTTCCAGGGTTTCTGTTTGAGGCTCCTTGATCAACACCGCCTGCGGGAGATGCTGGTGCGAATACCCTACCATTGCGGGTTATGCCCCCGGCTCCAATGATATTCACACTAGCTTCTTCAGGTTTAGTGGGCTCCTCTTTCATCTCTTGCCCATATAGAAATACCTTTGAGTCGTAATTCCATGGCACTGCTTTTGTATTATCAAAAGCGAACGGAGCGGGGACCGTAATCACAAGTGGTGTGATCGGGTATGCTGTAGCAGGCACTGGAATCGGATCATAGGGGATCTCGATAGGTACTCGTACGGGATCATACGGGATTTCAAGCATGTCTACCTCATTAATACCGGGAATCTGTTCCACTATCAATACTTGTTGATCAATCAATCTCTGGATACCGACCTTCAATCTTTCACATTCCTGGGGATTCATTAAGCAGCCTTCACATTTGGCATCACATCCGGGATGTACCTCATTCATTAGTAATTGCTCCTTGACAATAGCCAACAGAGTTCTTATATCCCCTATGCATTGCTTCACCATCTTTTCCTCTTCGACCACGCTCACGGAGGGACCGGCGTGTGGCGACATAGGATTGTTATTGGTGTTAGGGCCATTAGGTGTGAATGTAATGACTTTGGAATCAATCAAATCCTACACCTTGTGCTTCAAGGCTCTGCAGTTTTCAATTGTATGGTCGGGTGCTCCCATAGGAAACTCACAGTGAGCGTTCGCGTCGTATCTGGGCGGTAGTACCGTTGGAGGCTTTAGTTCCCTTAATTGCACTAGCGACCCTTTGAGCAAATATGGCAGCATGTGTGCGTAAGTGGTTGGAATAGGATCAAACTTCCTTTCGGGCTTCCTTAGCCTCTGTTGTCCTGGCGGGTAGTATTGCTGTTGTGTAGGAGCATACTGTTGTTGGTAATGATTTGGTGGTGGCCCCACATTCTGATCGGTTGGCATAACAAAGGGTTGCTGATACGGATTGGGTGCCATGGCGACCACCTGCTGATATGGGCCAGGTGCTACGGCAGCCACCTGCTGATAGGGGACTCGATGTGCTATGCCTCTCCCTCTGGCCACTGACGTGTTGTTAGTATCGCCCTCTTTTTTCTTGGCAAAACTGACATACAGTTTCTTTGCCCCATTAGACGGGCCAACAACATTGGGTATCTTCCCACTTTTCAGCCCACTCTCGATTCTCTCTCCGGCGACCACCATATCAGAGAATCCAATTGAGGTGCTCCCTACCATCTTCTCATAATAGGGTCCTTGGAGCGTCCCCATGAACATATCGATCAGCTCTTTCTCCAAGAGTGGAGGTTGAACCCTAGCCGCCAGCTCTCTCCAATGttgggcgtattccttgaaagATTCCTCAGATTTCTGTGTTAAGCTTTGGAGTTGGGTCCGATTCGGAGCCATATCCGTGTTGTACTAGTAGTGTTTCAAGAATGCCTCAGCCAGATCCTTCCACGTCCGGATAGTTGTACTCTCCAGCTGCATGTACCATTCCAATGAAGCCCCACttaggctgtcttggaagaaatgCATGAGTAACTTCTCATCTCTTGAGTACACAGCCATCTTCCTGCAGTATGCTCGGATGTGCGTCCTGGGACAGTTAACCCCTTGATATTTTTCAAAGGTATGCACCTTGAATTTGGCGGGTATTTGCACGTCCGGCACCAAACACATTTCAGCAGCATCCAAGCCGAAGGCACTGGGTCCCTCCATGGCCTTCATTTTCTCCTCTATGGCCCGGAACTTTCTGTCGATTTCAGCACTGGTCGGTCCAAAAGCATCATAGACCAATTCTTCCCTGGGGTTGTAGAAGGCATCATTCTGATCGTCCACCTCGAAGCCGGGGGGACGACAAGATTTGGGTTCACTGGACCTCCTCCTCCAAGCGGGGGTGCACCTCCCAACGGTCCCATAGGGATCTGGATTGGAGGGTTGCCAGGTGGAGGCACAAGACTATTAGCGGCAACTCTCTGATTGGCCAAGCGGAGTTCCTCATGACTCCTAGCAATGATTTCTTGGCCCCTGGCCACAACTTGGAGGGTCTTCATCAGTTGCCCCATCTAGGCGCGCATACCGAACATTTCCTCCCTCAGAGCGCTCTGGTTTTGTTCAAGCTGATCCATGAGTGTTTTCTGTTTGCTGCGGGTGTTGTACCGGTATTGAGAAGTCAGTTTGCTGTTTCTGGATAAGAGAAAGATCAAGTGGTAAGTTCCTTGTTTTGCTTTTATGTTATGCggaatgatgcatgatttggGTTTTTTTTTCATTATATTTTTCTAGCAGGGCTCTTAGTTGTCGTGTTATTTATTGCGAGGAACAATTCAGACAATTAGCATTGCAATAATGACACACACAAGATGGAACCATAAAGCCTCATTCAttcatatattttttttattacaGGTACAAGGAAATCAAAGAGACAATTCTCTTTGTATTACATCATGAACAGACTACAGATTTACTTGAAAGGTTACTCCTTGAGTGTTGCGGAGAGCTTCGACATTTGTGATCAGCTCAGCCATGGTTTTCTTGCAAAATTTCACAAAGTTGTAAACTTGGTGAGGAGTGTTATCAGGACACATGTTCTGATCTGCCTCTTTCAGCTTATCGGGGAAGTCCTGGAGGGCATAGTTGGTCAGAACTGCCATGTTAGCATACTTGTCCCTCCATTCACTATATAACCCTTGCAGGTTTCCAATGATGGCATCCCTCTCAGCCATAGCTCCTTTGGCTCTTTGGTAAGCACTCTCCCAATATAGGCAGCTATCCCTCATCTCTTGATACTCTTCATCAATGATTCCAGCTTTCATGCTTCGGATCTTCTCTTGAGCCCTTTCTAGCTGGAATTTCTCGTGAAGGTAGGCTCGGTGTATCTTCTCTTTTTCCAGTTTCTCTCGGGCTGCGTGATCTTGATAGTCTTTGATGGTCTTTCTCAATTTGCTGATCTGAGCTTCGTAATCTTCCTTGGCACTCTTCTTATCTCTATTGGTAAGCTCTAGAATTCTTTCCAAGTCTCGAACAACACGCCATGCTCGGTCCAGTTCGTTGTTTCGTCCATCAAGTTTTGAATTTGCTCCTAGGAGTGCACCGCCGACCCATTATTTCTTACCTTTTTCCTCCCTTGATCTCTTTCTACTGGTCTCATACAAGGTCTTCACCTCTTTGCCTTCGTCTTCTAGATCATCACCCCTTTGCTTCTCCTTAATGAGTTGGAGTCGTAAGTGGGTGTTTTCTAGTTCGAGCTCACTTATCTTACTGGTGAGTTTGTCGACATCCTCTTGTAAGATGGGCTCAGGCTCAGGCACTAGAGGGAGAGATGTGGACTCGTAGTAGAAAGGCATCTTGACTACTCGGCCCTCTCTTTTGCCCATTTCACATACGGTTCTCTAGCAATGACGTTCTTCTTGCCAAGCTCCGGGCCACTTCTAACAATCTTGTTCCAGGCTTGCCTTACTTTTCTCACTGCTGGGTTGAGTGGATCAACTGTGTTGATGATAAAAGGGGCTAAGTCTTCCTTTTTAGGGGGCCCATTCATACATCCATGTGTGCCGAATAGGGGTACATTCGGAAATCCTCCACATCTGAGAATGATGTTTTGGGTTTCCCACTCCCTTTTATACCACTGGACGGTACTGGACGAGAGTGACGCAAACTTTTGGCACCAAGAGAGATCTCTATATACGAAGGGACCGGTTAGCGGCATGTGAGTCTTCATCCATATGTGCAACATTGGAGCACAACATAGGAAAGTTCCACCTTTCTTCTCATGGCGGGTGTGGAAAGTATGGTAGAAGTCGGCCAAGAGAAATGGCACTAGGTTACCGGATAAGAAGATATTCACCGCAACCTGATCTATGAAGTTGTCGATATTCGGGAATAGAACGATCCCATAAATCAACAAGGCTAACACTTCTATGCAAGAATCTCACTTCTTTTCTTTGGCGAACCTCCACGCATGACCTTCCAAGAATTTTCTGGCGAATCCTTTGTCAGTTCCCTTCGGGGCCCAACTGGCTGCCAATTCACCTACCTCGATCCCTAACACAGATGCTAGCTTAGGCATGGCAAATTCTTCTTCGATCTTGGGGAACGGATTATGATCTTTGATGGAGCGGTTCAGAAGCCTTTCAAATTCCTCCAATGTGGGAGCTATCTGGAAGTTAGGAAAGGTGAAACAACGCATCGGGATATCGTAGTACTGAGCTAAGGCAGTGAGGGCCATGTAGTCCACACTCTCGTTCACCAAATCCAGAATGTTCCCATAGGCCGCATAGCATTTGTATTTGACAGGGGCTATCTTGGAGCTCAGAGCTTTCAAGCTATCCAATCTGGGTTCCCTTGTACCTGAAGGAGAATGTACTTTTTCTGAGGAGGGAATTCATGATTGCTTTGCAAAGTCCTCGTAGTTTCCTGCAATAAACATCAGATACTAAGAGCCTTGCTTTTATTGTctatgcacatgatgcatgagtatatgaatgcatgaatgatTTGGTTCATAAGCATGGCCTTCACAAGTTGTACACGCAAACATGTTTAGGATCAAAGTCTCAAAATACGGATGGAGGGTAACACTGATTCCTTTCCTTAATTGGGATCTCACTGGTCGAAGTCTAGGGTTAGATAGGGACCCCAAAATCATTGATTCATTTGGCTGTTTAACGCTTACGGTAAAAGCTTATCGGTCGTCAACTCCCTCAAATGAACCTCTTATGGGTGAGATCTTCGTACCGACCCacacgagaaaagcttctcgggggCCCGAACTACGCGACCATCGACATCGGGTTCTAGACAAGGGTCTCAaagtcatggacttccttgactaTTTGCCGCTTACGGCAAAAGCTTGtcggtcgtcaactccatcaagaaAACATTTTTTGAGTGAGATCTTCGTACCGACCCacacgagaaaagcttctcggggaccCGCACTACGCGACCATCAATCTTAATAGGTCATAGGTTTAATGTTCTacaaaggtccttagagtcatggatcctaatgaAGACATTGATCGCTTACGCCAAAAGCTTGACGGTCGTCAACGTCTccaaaagaatctactctaatcgaggttctcgtatcgacccttacgagaaaagcttctcggtggcccatactactcaacctctcctatctcaagttTACACTTTAGACTCGGATagagagtctttcccacaaggttaCTTGTAATCACAGCGCCATCCATTGATATCATAGAACCATGAAACCAAACATTAGATCACAAAACTTAAAGCAAAAGGCAATAAATAAGGCGAACAATCAAAAGGATAGACATACACAAATACAAGGAATCAACCTAAATTAGgcttgacttgcttagggaagtgtccccagcagagtcgccagctgtcactacgcgaaaaatacagagtcgccatcggtttttatttattccaaaggaaagggaaaatatagAGAAAACCCCAAaatatggtcgtcgcaaccacgaacaggttcggaagtcggttatgcaaggggaaggtattaacacccctcacatccatggtactccatgggaaccatctaggatgtttgcgcttaCACGTGTATTTGTTTATCGAATGCTTGCTTGCCAAAGGTTTGTggagtggaggtagattttaaattagtgtgctcgccaagaaatggatcctcgtgcctacgtatgcccacttgttgaagtgagaaatcagagccttcgtagttcgtggttttgaaatttgtttgtgtttgttttattgattttattaccttaaagaagggttttcgattgtgtcaccctaaggctcaaacaaaaggtttgaatgagttgaattgtttttaagttttgaagaaagtgttattgatttcgaattgcactaaagactatggataaaggtgaatacctcaaacggtcaagccaaacgtcttgtgttcgaagcattcagaatgagtgtaggaaagctccagtctcatcccttctttatcgcttaaggctcgtgacgtacgATCCTGATCGCCATTTATGatgtttttgaatttgatttggaaaatgccgcttgacgttggatcaagggtttgtttattgtttgatttgaaaaaggaccgcttgacgttggatcaagggtttgtttattggTTGAGAAATGGTGTGCGTTCCTAATGCCTAAGGGGTATCTAACCAAGCAATAAAAGAAAGCGAATAAATGCGTACACGATAAAGGGGAGGGGctacatgtaaagtacaagggagtgcagaaataaaaggtctcattgtcaggtagcccaagagaaagccatgtgtgtgCAATTGTGTTCTAAATGGGAAAGCAAGTAAAAGATTACAATTGATATTACAAATTCTTCTTGATACTTGCATTCTTCCATGGTAGATCGCATTTGTCCAAAGTCTCTTTTGCAAAGGGTCCTAATGAGTCTCTAAGTCCATTGTCCAAAGTTCTCTTCATGCTTGGGAGATTGTTATCTTTTTTTCCAACTTTTAAGGTCTTAACCATTTTTAGATTCATTTTAGAATGAAGTGAATATGATGGAATATGGATGCATAATGTGATAAaagcaaaataaaaataaaagtgcataaagtaaatgaccAAAATTAAAGGTTAGGAGCGGAAATTAAAATGCGGAAATTAAAGGAGTTAGAAGCGGAATTGTAAAGAATTAGATGTTAGAAGACGGAAATTAAATGTTAGAGTTAATTTGTTAGATGTTAGAGTAAAGTAGAAATTATATTCAAGAAAACCATTATCAAGTTATCAATTCTAAAATATCAAACCATTAACAAAATGTCAATTCTAAATCTAAAAAACAATTATCCAAGAATTAAATTCTAAACAATATATCAAAAATTAAGTTCTAAACAATTATCCTAATTGAACTCTAAACaattaacaaaaataaaatcaatcaaGATCCTAATATTAAAACAATTATTAATACCTAaaattaacaaccaagttctaAAATTAATCCTAGTTATTAACCTAATTATCTATTAATGACTAGCACACTACAGTTCCAGAATTTAGAATAGGCCTAGGATCTTGGGAAGTCTTCCTGGCCCAAACGCCAGGGGGTGTGGAAAGGGAAACGCATTGCAGCGTTGCTTGGTCCATAACCAATCCACTGTTGTATCTATTGCGAGCTGGTAACAAAAAGGAAAACTAAACAGAAAAACACTTATTCAAACGCGCTTATCCACAAGCAGAAAGGCTCTCAAGTCTCATATGGAGATTCTACCGGAAGTTCACAACCGATTACGCAACAGTGACAAATAACATCATCTAAAATCCAATACATCATCACGACGAAGGAATCAAAGTGTAAGCATAAGGATTAAGAACTACCTGTCGAAGACGACGACGGAGGTGGCGACGATGATGACGAACACGAGCACAACTTCTGAGCGCCTCTCTTCCTCTTCTCGCAATGTTAGAGCGAATTGGAAGCGTGTGAGCGATAACGTTCTTCGAGCTTCGAAGCTTCCGGCGGTGGAGGTGGCTTAGCTCTGCCGTGTAGAGCTTTGAGTGATGAAGCTCTCACAACAATGGGAGATGAGCGTGTACTGAAGGTGGGAGGGAAGCGATTGCACGATGCTCTTCGAATGAGGGGAAAAAAGTCTGAACCCCAATATTGGCAATGATTGCCTCTTATATAAGCTTAATCCAAGGGGCAATTTGGAGAATTGGATCTGGGTGGCTCAATCTGATTCGTCCAGCTGGCACTTAAGTGAAGGTGAGTCTTGAATTAAGTCACATGGGATTTACCACAAGTTCAATTTTCTAATCCATTTGCTTCCAATCTTTTGATCCAACTGTGGATACTTGTATTGAACCAAACTAGTTTGTATTCAATAACTGGATTGTTGCTGGAATAACCACTGATTTGAATTGGACTATTACTTGGATGATTGCTGATTTGAATTTTGCAGGACACATGCCGTCATGGAATTGGTATTGCACACCGTCTGCTTTACACTACAGAGGCCAAGCCAAGGACTGCAAAGGTTAGGCTTTGAAGCCTTATTGCAGGTTACATCTGTATTGAAATGGCCTTGCTGCAAGCATCGTGTTTCCATCTGATGACAGGGCTTTGTTTTGTTGTCTCCACTTTTTCCCACTGATACAAGTATTTGAATCCTCCATTTGCATCTGATAGAGAGGTGTTTGTATAGTCAGATAAGGTTGTGTTGTAAATTCAAATCACAGGAGCAAGTGTTTGAATTCTCCATTTGCAAGCTGACAAAGCTTATGGTAGCTGAACATATCAATTTCATCCCCAAAGTTGGTCCATAACTCAGCTTTGATGGACTTGTCACTGTCAACGATACCAATCACTTCTACAAAAGCTGTAAGAGGAGATGGTAGGGGTGAATCAGGTGATACTTTTACAATAATCTGCTTCTCATCCGGTGATTTTCCAATGACAACTAAACCCTCAGATCGCACGAATTGTATCACTGTACGAACCCTTCTTCCAACACAGCAGGGTAACAGTTCCATATTGACAAAGACGGCAGGGCTTAATGAATCCATATTCAGACTGATTCAATTGCAATCTGCAATGCGAATTGGTTTATTTTCCTGTTGACTATGAAGTAGCTTTCTCCATTGCTCTTTGCACTTATGATTTACTTTAACATTTCTAGTAATTTTGGTCAATTCAACATTTGATGTTGTATCTGAATTCAAGCGACCCCTTTTTGATGATTCTGAAACCTTTGGAGCGCAATCGGCATAGCAGGTCTGTAGCAGGCTTGTGAAATGGTTTGTTGCAGGTTTATTAATTTGTGAGTTTTGGTTTAGTGCAAAGTATtggcaatgttttttttgtgCTACAGGATTGGCTCTAGTTGGACGTTGCAGATGCTGTCGGTAACTCAAGTATGCTGCTGGATGTTGTGTTGGTCTGTTGCAAGCATGGATATCCATCCTGTAGGGAATTTGGTTCAGGTTCACGAATTGGCTCACCCCTTTTTAGCTAGTTGAACTTTGATGCACATGTCCATGCTAACTTGATGATGGCTTTGCAGGATGTGGTAGTTCACTATCTTAGGGCTTGGAGCACTTCAGTCTCTGTGAAAGGTTCCAATTGCTGATTGCTTGCATAGGGTTCTTGTAAAGTGACTCAGTTGGGCTGTCTTGCACTATGGGTAAAATCAAGATCCTATCTTTTTACTCATTGATGTCCTGGTTTATTATCCCACTATTAAGTTTATTGTGGTACCATAAATGTGAAGGCTGATTTTTCCATACATTACTGCAGGATTGCAAGCATGCTGCAGCTTCCTTGCAGCAGGTATCACGCTTCACGACCTAGACTTGGTCGGATTCGACAACTTACGCTCCAGTACTTCATGGTATGTAAGCTTATTCATGCTCTTGATAGAAATTCATGACTACTCTACCTTACTTGGTATCACTCGTCTTGAGTCATGGTTTGTGGCTCACCTTGGCTTGCTATTTGCCAACATGCTATCTTGCATCAGGCCTTTCGAGGTTTGCTTGGTGTTTATGGATGTGAAGCCAAGCACATGTCTGCAGCAGGTAAAAATTTCTGTCATCCTGCAACTATCCGCAGCCTTAGGTTCATGATCAAATGCGCATAGCA from Lathyrus oleraceus cultivar Zhongwan6 chromosome 1, CAAS_Psat_ZW6_1.0, whole genome shotgun sequence includes:
- the LOC127115715 gene encoding replication protein A 14 kDa subunit B, producing the protein MDSLSPAVFVNMELLPCCVGRRVRTVIQFVRSEGLVVIGKSPDEKQIIVKVSPDSPLPSPLTAFVEVIGIVDSDKSIKAELWTNFGDEIDMFSYHKLCQLANGEFKHLLL